CTAGAGTacgttttttctgtttcatctAAAATGAAATCTTGCGTTTGCTTTCACTCATAAATAAAGTCTTTCTGCACAATCATTAATTGAGATGGTGGGAAACTGGGACACAAGAGTCAGTTTGAATGTTTCCTCCAGctcagaataaatatttttgagagCAGCTTAAGCCACAGAAGAATTTCAATCTGCTAATAGTTCAGGGGCATGCTACTGATAAAATCTAGTTGctcattattttaaagaatgttttCCGTGGCTTTTAGAAAGGCAATGTGCATAAAATGACGTTTATTCTGTAAAAGTGCTGACATTACTGGCTAATTGGTGTTGACTGAGATGGATAGAGTGCTTTAGAAATCAAGGTGAGGCTATGTGAGGTCAGGAAATGTGACCCCGAGTGTGAAAAACCAACGCTGAGGATGGATTACATGagagcagagacagagacaTAGCAGGACTCCCAGAAACTCTTCATGTAAATGAATGATTCAGCTTTAAACGTCTGCGTGTTTGCACGGAGGGTTGGTAAATTATTTGGCACCTTTAACACATAAGTCTGCTAACCTCACCTAAAAAGTGGTGTTTTCCATTATGTCTGTGCAGTGTTCTGAAATAAAACCATTGTAGCCCTtatgatgaaaacaaacaaggtgcagtttaacaataaaaagaaagaatttgGAAACCACCTCGTACAGCGTAGAGTAAAACATCCGGAAACATGAGGATAATTTGTAAAGGTTCTAGTATCACCTTAGGCAAAGGAAATATTTTAGTAAGAGGACAAGCTGAAGATTCATTTCATGGTTGTCTAAAAACACTGATTATGTGTCTTTGTGAACAGAAGCTCAAAGATATATTGATACTCTCTGAAAACCACCCTTTTGTAATTCTAGGTGGGGTTTACAGGTGAGACAGGCAGATCCTGATCACCTCAACATGAGATTCTGAAGTTAGAGAATAGAacaatccatccatttattgtCTTGTGCTCATTTGGGATCGGGTCGCAGGGTAAGAGGTCCAAaggggaaacccagacatcttCCAGCTCATTCAGGTGGACCCCAATAACCTCGAGCTAGTGCTCTGGGGCTGCCACGGAGTCGCCACCCAGCGGGACGGGCCCAGAAAAGCTCTAAAGGAAGGAAACCAGGAAGCATCCTCATCGGATGCCCAAACCACAACAACTCCTGACTCCTTTCGATGCAGAGAAGCAGTGACTCTACTTTGAGCTCCCTCCAGGTgacagagctcctcaccctatctatGTGGCAGAGAAAGCTCATTTAAGCAGCCAGGGTCTCCTTCTTTCacaatttttcacctttctacTACTACACATATGGAGAGTGGAAAGATCAGTTGCTCCTCTTATGTCCTCTGCCGACATTTTGTTGCACAGAGATATTTGGAGGTACAAACCTTAAAATGTGTCTTAATATAAAATTTGAATgaaattatttgattaaatCCTCACTAGGTCTGTGGTTCTTACACAACATCAGAAAGTTAAGCTCACCTTGTGGTCAAACTGCTCTCCTGTCCTTGAGGATCTCTCCAATCAGAGGGAATATTCTGAAAGAGAAATGTCATGTTTGGTGTTTCTTAGCAGAATGGAATAATTAAAGTATTGGTAGCTGAATCAATTCAAACCAGCCTTCATCGTTATCAGCAGTTTCTATGTTAGTGTAGATGTTTATAAAGCGGTACACGTCTTTATCATTTATCTCCTAACCTCGCATATTTCTGAAACATCAAACCAAACATAATCTTGGTCACCTGTGTGTAGACGTCTGCAGAAGGTGAGGATCTGGATCTCTCATGGATGCAGAGAGCCTTCTCTTCTGCACTAGGATCTAGAATGTTCTCTGCTGAGTGAAATCGTCCTTGTGTTTTGGTATCAGAtgactttttctgtttgttccagGTGGCCTGGTACTCAGCAAAGGTACCCAGTCTCTGTTGTTCTAGTAACACCTGCTTATGTCCAGGACTCTGCTCGTCAGGGTCTGTGCTTGGTTGAGACTGATCACTTTCTCTAGAGGAAAGGGTCTCTTGTGGTTTGCTTCTTTGATCTTGGTCTGGGTTCAGGTTTGTGCCATGACTTGACTTCAGTACAGGCCTGGGGAAGGCAGGTTTGATCTCAAATAACTTTCTCTGTTGCTCTGAGCTACGTTGGGATTCTCCATCCACTCCCACTTTATCTATCTTATCCGGCTCTGAGAAAGAATGTGTCCTCTTGGCTGGGTGGAAGCGCTTACGTCCTCTTATTCGCCCATAGGATGCTTTAAGAACGGGTGCCTCTGGCCCCAGGGGTTCGAGGTCTCGTCTCTGGAAAGAGGTGGCCTGAAGGACTCTTGCCTGGGCCTCTTTTAGGTGGTCCTTGTACGTATTTGAGGAAGCAGAGGCTTCCATGAACTTCCATTCTTCTGCATCTTCTTCCTCAGCCTCATAGGTCAGGGTTGCAGCACTTCGGCTCTTCTGCAGTTGGGCTCTCTTCTGCTGGATCTCCTTGCGAAGGGTGGTAGCGTAGCGGTCACTACGGCGACATGCTTTGCCAATGCTGGTGGTTGTGGTATTACAGACATCCTGGGTGGAAATCACAGACTTTGTAGCAGCTGTTGGCTGCCTCTCTGTCAAAGTCTGACTCTCTTGAGCTAGGAAGTGGAGAAGTGGTGTTTTCAGAGCTGATATTCTGTGATCTTCTTGAGGCACCCAAGGATCTTGGTGTCTTGAAAGACCAACTTTATGATCATTACTCTGATGTGTTATATAAAGTCTTTTCATTTCATTATGGGGTCCTTCAGCTCTCTTTGAAGCCTCTTCTGTGCTTTGAAGAGAAAGTTCGTACGTCTTGTGGTCATAGTTTAGACCATTCCCATTTCGGTCTTTATTTTCACTGTAAGGCATCTGGGGCTGAGGTGTAGGGTACTTTGCCTTATTGTTTGCCTTCAGGGAACTCTGCAAACCTGATTCACTGCTGGTCATACATTGGGATTTCTTCGTCTCCCCTCTCCACCCCCCAGCTTTGCTGGCCTTTAACTCACTGGTCTGCATGGGATGTTTACCTGCAGGGCCAAAGTGCCGGTTGTGTCCTCCATTCTCCAGACTTGAGTTTGCAGAACAACCTGTTATGGCTGCTGTGGAGTGCCGTATGTGTTTTCGACTGAAAGCATTGGTGGGCAGGTCTTGGAGGCTGCGATAGTAGCTTCCAACACTTTGAGTCTTCGTTGGTGGAGCTGCCCTGGTTTGCTGAAAGAAAGGGCTTTCATCACTGTATTGCCTCTGATGGGCAGCTGATTGTGCATAAAAAGACTGGCTGACATCACAGTTGGACAAGGAGAATGGTTTGTTGGGGTGCAGCTGGTTCTGAAATCTGAGGCAGTTCTGGttgttttctgtcagtttttCGAAAGAGCTGCCATGACTCTTTGGTGGACCTAAAGGCCCTTCAGAGTATGGGAACACCTTGGTGGCAGCAAAGCTGTCACTGCGCAGGGgcggtggaggaggaggaggggactGGGATATTTTCTTCTCTGGTACCTGCCACACTGGGCCAACACTGGGTCTTCCTGCAACGGAAACCCGAGACGTAGGCTGCTCCTCAACCCGTGACCCCTCCCAGCCTTCGTTCCCGAGGGTTGACTGCAGGTATCTGTGTCGTTCATTCTGCTGAGGTCCTTCACTCTGAAGGCccttgaagaaaatgttttcagtgctGGTACCTTTCCTCCCAGACATGCTTGAATCAAGAACAGGAGGACTGGAGCTGCCAGAGAAACAGCTGAAGGCAGAGTCCCTTTTGGCTCCTGATCCAGAAAATGGTTCAGAACTGTCGATGTATTTAGGTGGAGAAAGACAACCCGGTGGGTAGGGATGGGAAGGACGCTCCAGTTTCTCCATGCTGTTCACTGAGCTGAGCTGATTGGTCTGCTGATTCTTCTGGTTTCCTGGACTGGTTGACtctctgcaataaaaaaaaatgtttgaacaattctagaattatttaaatgaagGAAAGCAGAAAGCTTAACCTAAAACACTTACCTTGCTTCATGTTTTGGCTGCCAGACAGGCGCTGGGGTGGCCCTGGACCCGGCAGGCTCAGACTCCTCTTCTGTCAGCTTAGAGGAGTGCCAGGAATGGGGCCGTAAGCCTGGGTCATTTTTTCTGTGCAGCGGAGAGTCAACAGAACACTTTACACAAAGAGGGAGCACTTGACATCCAAACTTCTTTCAGTTTTACACAGGAAGATAAATGCCAGGAGTTTacagagttcaacagttcagCATTCTTCCTATTAGAGCCTTCTGTTCATGTCATTAGATCAAGATCACGAGTTGCTCCAAACACCAAAGATAAGGTCACGATCCAATAATATATCGTAACACTGGTATACTTTGGTTTCTGTTGTTAtaggaaaaacagaaatctaTAAGAAAACTATCCAAGTAATTCTATCTCTGTAAGAATTTCTGTTTTACAGGGAGTTTAGATGCAAAATAGGTGAATAATTCAGGATTTTAGGGGATATACGTTGGAACTAAGCCTAAATGAGTGGAAAATGTATATGCATAACAACCCTTACAAGGAGATATAATTGATTTTATATGAATATTACAATATCTGTGCAGTCATTATTTTTTGAGATATTGCCATAATTATATAGAGGTAATCAGTATTCATgaattttattgctttattatcTGTGCAGCgttgctgaaattaaattattgcAAAAATAATAAGTTTCAAGTTATAGACCATAAATTTAGTAACAAGGATGCCTAAATACTTTTGCCAAACATTGCGATCAAATGATCACATTTGATTTGAGTCTGCTGGCAGGAATTCTGATCTGGAACCAATTAAGTAAGTTTCTAGAAAACATTTAGCCTTCAAAacctttcatttaaatttatgaTTCATGCctgaacagaaaacagaaaaatcattTGGTTCGCATCAGACTGGACGTACCCCCTGAAACGGTTCCTCCTGGGGAGCATGTTGAAGAGGAAGAGAATTGCACACATTCATTAGATTATTTGCTACATCAATGATGAAggaaaatctaaaacataatcCCACGAATTCGCAAAGAAACTCCACATGATGGAGCTGAACATctaaacaactgaaaaatgatGGTTTAATGGTGTAATCAAAGCTGAAACTACCATGCAACTGATTCTCACtcctaaaaaaataatttttgcacATCACAAACATGTTATTTTAGACAACTAGTAGCAAAAAATGAAGCACAAGGTGGACCAGACATCACATGGTGACACCAACATCTACCAGGAAGCAGCCGAACGCTGCAGGCTAATCACAGTGATACCTCATGGAGCTCCGTAAAATCTTGGTGAGGAAATTCCTCGCCACATGAACCTCATTTTCTGACGGCATCGTTCTTGGCGATACAACATCGACCATTTTAGCCCTGAAGGGCAGCGAgtggaagatggagagaaagGAGAAGGATATGTTGGGATCAAGGGTTAAGAATCGGAGTCCAAAACTGTTGTTTGAAATCAGGAATATAAACgtcaaaaaatctgaaacatgcaAACAGCCATTTAGAAGTTTTCAGAACAAGCAACTGAACTACCATCAAAGTCCTTGCACATTAAGGTTTGGATTTTATTGTTCAGAGCGGAAATGTCTGGGCTGAATAAGTAGAAGCACAGCAAATCACAGTGAGATTTGGCTCAAATTTGGCTGATTTAACGAGAGTGATCTAAAGGGGGTCCCAACACATTCTTCATGTTGAAACTTCAGGCTTTTCCACTTCTAAACTGTCAGAGTCCAATCAAAAGATCAcccatagatggatggatggatggatggatggatggatggaaggatggatggatggatggaaggaaggaaggaaggaaggaaggaaggaaaccAAATGTGTCAGACTGTCAGAATCCTGGTTTGTAAAAAACTTCTATTGTGAAgggctttcaaaataagagcggGGGTTGGATCTGTTACAGCCATTAGCTTAATGTTCAGTAAAATTAATCGGATTCGAGCCGGATATAATATAATTCCAGATTGGAATTATGTTGGCCTCCACCTCCTTCTGACAATCCAACATCTCGTGTAATGTCTCAAAAACTCAGATTAaagatattgtgttcttcaagAGAATATTAAAAGTTTAGCTTCCAAAGTTCACATAACCCAGAGGTGAAATATCTCAGCCGGATGAAGGCTTACCTGACCTGGTTTCAACTTAAACCAGGCAACCAAAAGGCACACTGCATTCCTTCAGCACAGGAATGCAGGGAGGTGCTTTCCCTCACTGCCATACTCCCACTTGTAGTGTGACATCTATACTGGCCATCTCCCAGTAGACTGAGAgtgtttcagtcacttcaaggcATTAAGGACAGTGTCCAACTTTCTAACAATATTTAAGGCAGCTCTGGTTTCTCTGTTGTCGCTGGTTTGTTGTAAAAATACCTCTGGAAGgagaaaaacagacacacaacTACAGAAATCTGTTTAATCATTGAACTGATTTCTAGTCAAAGTTATCAGGTTTCTGATTGACTCCTCAGCTTTTTCACAGAACTTAAAACCTGAAAACCTCAAAAAATACTGCATAATGCATCTTTCATTAGGTCCATATGAGTATTTTATCACAAAGTGTTGCTTACATGCCCCCATCCCCCTCTGCTCAATGCGAAACATAAAAGTGAGAGCTGTGCTGCCTCCAAACAAGCTCCCCCACAatgaaaatgcaaatgtttcttttctctgaAGAGCAGAAGGTCTGTTTTGCTGGGATACAGCTGCTCTGTTATAGATCTCCTACAGGAGGGAGGAGAAGCCACCGTTTGCTCCCAGGAAATCCAATCCGGATCATGTTCATTATAGAAAAGATCTCCGCATCACACTGAAACACAGACGTCCTAGTTTACCCCTTCTATGAGCCAGAgagctaaaaactcagaaaCAGGTCAAAGAACGCCAAAACTATTCTTTAAATTTCTAAAATTATTAGCTGGACTCAACACATTTTCTCTCAAGTGTTTTTTGCTTCTGGACGTACGCAGATAACAAGAAGGTGAGGTGATGAGAAATATGGGAATACTGAGCAGGAAGGAGAAGCTGAAGCTGCTTTGCTATCAACACAATCACCGTCTCCAAGTAATGCTGTGGTTCCATGACATTTCACATTAAACAGACCAGCAAACACATGCAGGTAGAGACTGAGCTTCTCACAGAATGATGACCTAAAGGTTTGACCCTAAAACGTACAACATGATCTAATAAAATTCCTCATGCTGCAAAACACATCATATCATGTTGATCATCTCATTTACTGTTATTTTGACACATAGGTCAAAGTGAGTGAGTGAAAATATAGCATAAACACCTGTTAAATTTAGTAGTACTTTTCAAGGCCTTATTGCTTATGATATAATCCGTTTTTGCCATTCTGACATTAGCTGGTTTATAATTCAGGCTATCTGCCGGGGTAGAGCTTGTAATCAGCTGCCTAACAGacatgctgttttaaaacatctttaccTGAATAAGGAGCAATGTGTGGTGCTCCTTTAGTCCACCGTTTGcaactggaaatatttccaacaaGCCGAGTTGTCTTTTGTTGTAGGCATGGGAAAGGTGAAGCTCCATTACTCTATGCTCTATACAGCTAAAGAAATCCCAGATCCCTTAATTATTTTCTTAGACATCTTGCTAAACGGACTTTAAGCATCAGGAACGGGTTTAAAAAGGTTTCTGTTTCAATCATGGTCTAAATAGGTTACGGGTGCGGCTGTATTTTTTGCAATGTGCATCTTAATATGATTTTTCTATGGAAATCCCTGACATTTTCACTAGGGACATTATGATCCGATCACAAATACTGGTTCAGAGTGAGGGTTAAGACATTTCAAATAATTAATACTGGAGTCCCTGACTTAGCCTGCAATACTAGTTGTTGTACTGTGTGGAAATTTATGAGTCGCAAATCATTTCACATTTTCTGGGTTTTCCCTAACAAGCCAAagtgtttttcactttttacacAGTGGAAGAACGACTGCACTGGCTGCTGCAGCTTTCCGTCTGTCTGTTATGCGGCTCAGACATCCCAAGATGCCACAGGAGAACTGTGTTGAGTGCAGCTGAAACATCGCTCTTTAAACCTTGATGATGTTCAAAGCAAATTGCAAACTATATCTGTCTTTGTTCGCACACATATCAAAACAGCATGCTAATGCTGGTCTAGCAACTATGCTAACATCCAGAAAGCCTGACAAAGTGTAGCTCCAGGCCAGTTTCGCTCTTTGCTAAAATGTCCCCAAGGCTGGTATGAAATGACACATGGTTGGTAGGAAACATCCCCTGCCAGTTGGttccatcttttttttaatcctacCCCAAAAATATCACTTATGAAACAACCAAAACAGCAAAAGTTCAAAATGCTGAAGAGGTTAACTGTGCTCCAGATCAATACACTGTCAGCAGGTGCATAATAGAAGCTTCCCTAACATGTTAACCCTATTTTGGAGCAGCAAGGTCATACCGACAGGTCTCCAGGGTCAACTGGGGAACAGTAACACTACTAATGTAGACCATGTACTACTGGTGAAACTGTAGGTGTTTTACTGCTAATACAAAGCTTTAATTTAATGAATATCAAGATGGGACTCAGCAAATGTTGGTTATTGGATGAGTCAgatcagattttctttcagcACAAATGGAAATTAGTTAGAGATCAACATGGCTCAGTTAAAACTAGTAAAAATAAGACAAGCTATAACTTTGGAGAACATAACTGTTAACTAAAACGACAGCTGGTTTTAGAAAGCTACAGAAATCTCCTAATAAAACGGATTAAAGTGACATAGTCAAACTTACCGACAACCAGAAACACAATCCAAGCTGTTGAGCTCTCCCCTCCCCACTTCACTTCTCCCTGACTCCTCCAGAACCACTGCAGCAGGTTACAGAAAACCACTTTAACACTTTACCGTCTCTGGTAGCGCTCCGAGGAATCTGACCACTCCCTGACTGACGGCCAgaagccttcctccctcctcttcctcacacAAACTCTCTGTGCTGGAGATTTATTTTGGGGATTATAAGAGAGGGATTTGAGAGGtggagggggtggggggtgttATTGTCGTGTGCGGCGTCCTTGCTGTAATCTAGTGTTTGTGCAGGAAGTGGCTGTGAGGCTGCTAGAGAAGTTATTCAACCTAAACAAGGTTCTGTGTGAGGAAATTTATGAGTTTGCAGAATGTGGAGCTAGTGAGTTAAATGTTGTGTCTATTTGTTGGTATTCATTtgactttaaatgtattttgagaTGTACACAAACCACCAATATGCTGCAGAAGTGAAGTGATTCCACTGTGGGTTCCTCCTGTTATCAGCTTCTTTTGGGTCACAttcctctctcttttttttttttctatatagtTTTGTTGAACATCTACCTCAGTGTCCTTGTCCGGagagacaacacacagaggaatgtgtgtttttttaagagATACCAGCCAATGTCAGACTGAGGGGGAGGAGATGGTGTTTGCAGGACTGAAGGGAGGAGAGCTCTGcatgtttaaaacacaaatcatGTGTGTCTGAAGGGAGATGACGGCTCATATTGCTCATACAGTTGCTCATTACAAGGCtgatgtttcattgttttaagtGAAGCaactatattttaaacaaactgcAATAAGCAATCAGTTTAATTGGGAATGATTGTATTCGAATTGTGTGTGGATTTTATTGCACAATGTTTTACAGAGTGGGGGTTTGACGTACATCACGTCAGCGGGGTCCTCCACCTGCAATATGCAGACAAGAGGGCCCTGCACAGGATAGTCAGGGGAGCCGAGAAAGGTATCAGAATGTCCAGGATCCGTTTCAGAGCCTTTCAGAACCCAGACATCCTTCTCCATGAAACTCACAGACTCCTCTGCTTACTCAGAGGGATCAGAAGGTGTTTCCAGGCCAGGAGGGACCGATGCTCCCCTCCAGATAGTCATGGGTCTGTAGCATGATGTCATGATGTTTTGGGTAGTCCCATGACATCTGATCCTATCCGATCATGAAGGTTTAGACGCAAAACTGCACAGTCATTAAATCTGTTCAGAGGTTTTGTTCAGAATCTCTTAATGCTTTTAATCTCTTAATGCTTTTATGTAAGGACGTTTATGATACAACTGGGATTGtgacaaaacagtaaaacaatctTTATATCTTTGCCTCCCATAGCGATTTTATTGTTGAATCCTACAATCACACTATAATTTATAGTAAACCCAAATACTGACTCTTCTGCTTCTTTTCTGTCGCTGAGTCTCAGTATGTCGGCTACAACCAATCAGGCTTGAGAATCCATCCAAAGGTGTGCCAAATGTGAATTTaaatacatataattatttatttttctatttgattTGTGGCCTGCAATACATGCTAAGGTTTATTGCAAAAGACAAAGGCATTCCTGAACGGTTTATAACAACTGGAActgttagtttttgttttcagggAGCAGCAAAGTAAGGAGGTAAAGATCTAAAGCTCACTGATGGAGAAAAGCTACAAAGAGCAGCATCTtagggtcaccaagtctccacagcaaccatatacaggtccttctcaaaatattagcatattgtgataaagttcattattttccataatgtaatgatgaaaatttaacattcatatattttagattcattgcacactaactgaaatatttcaggtcttttattgtcttaatatggataattttggcatacagctcatgaaaacccaaaattc
This DNA window, taken from Girardinichthys multiradiatus isolate DD_20200921_A chromosome 24, DD_fGirMul_XY1, whole genome shotgun sequence, encodes the following:
- the LOC124861916 gene encoding protein Shroom2-like isoform X2; this translates as MDAVRYADNLRLSAGRMKWDRWRRAGMDRKEDDEELVEVLLEGSAPWGFTLRGGTEHREPLIITKVEQGSMAATGRLRAGDEMVSVNATPLSGSRQEAICLVKGSQKTLTLVVRRRNRFRGKNDPGLRPHSWHSSKLTEEESEPAGSRATPAPVWQPKHEARESTSPGNQKNQQTNQLSSVNSMEKLERPSHPYPPGCLSPPKYIDSSEPFSGSGAKRDSAFSCFSGSSSPPVLDSSMSGRKGTSTENIFFKGLQSEGPQQNERHRYLQSTLGNEGWEGSRVEEQPTSRVSVAGRPSVGPVWQVPEKKISQSPPPPPPPLRSDSFAATKVFPYSEGPLGPPKSHGSSFEKLTENNQNCLRFQNQLHPNKPFSLSNCDVSQSFYAQSAAHQRQYSDESPFFQQTRAAPPTKTQSVGSYYRSLQDLPTNAFSRKHIRHSTAAITGCSANSSLENGGHNRHFGPAGKHPMQTSELKASKAGGWRGETKKSQCMTSSESGLQSSLKANNKAKYPTPQPQMPYSENKDRNGNGLNYDHKTYELSLQSTEEASKRAEGPHNEMKRLYITHQSNDHKVGLSRHQDPWVPQEDHRISALKTPLLHFLAQESQTLTERQPTAATKSVISTQDVCNTTTTSIGKACRRSDRYATTLRKEIQQKRAQLQKSRSAATLTYEAEEEDAEEWKFMEASASSNTYKDHLKEAQARVLQATSFQRRDLEPLGPEAPVLKASYGRIRGRKRFHPAKRTHSFSEPDKIDKVGVDGESQRSSEQQRKLFEIKPAFPRPVLKSSHGTNLNPDQDQRSKPQETLSSRESDQSQPSTDPDEQSPGHKQVLLEQQRLGTFAEYQATWNKQKKSSDTKTQGRFHSAENILDPSAEEKALCIHERSRSSPSADVYTQNIPSDWRDPQGQESSLTTRETAGSRSPDHSPQLVPSVPRNEGIFPGPPDHRTRPDPASPSHASLSSGRCSTSPNSECKPPQTQSLLPPPRLHLGPETTSSSQEFHAGAQPDPARLQPQSGSASDIQHHAAEHPSSAGPTQTISPHLSEQSGLGSAETKGEHSTAPPSSPSPSPSAALSLTGTDRARSPSPQFAPLRLTDKPPAVSVQDDLQLSSLAELQIPAVMDVSSPVRKVPVRIIHTESSSDRQVQAYLPQSNESCTVPKPSTNLSSLTAERTDSSLFSAYTRQDPQEPAPDPVSSQESGGARNLEEDAKREELVRDIMGRDKSLVDILDQSGRKTTMDLMEGLFPPEEKILEEVQLRRRASLGSRLPTTSRREEEDVSVSASASLVPSSSYYNTSAPKAELLIKMKDMQEELEDQDSEDELDVDLASKKQELISSLARKLEVLREARQSLQEDVEDNEALGREVEVTVQRLCQPNQLDKFRMFVGDLDKVVSLLLSLSGRLARVENALNSLEDEAPPEEKRTLTEKRKLLMRQHDDAKELKENLDRRERLVSGIMGAHLDAESLDDYRHFVKMKSALIIEQRKLEDKIKLGEEQLKCLIESLPLDQRPPLGL
- the LOC124861916 gene encoding protein Shroom2-like isoform X1, whose product is MDAVRYADNLRLSAGRMKWDRWRRAGMDRKEDDEELVEVLLEGSAPWGFTLRGGTEHREPLIITKVEQGSMAATGRLRAGDEMVSVNATPLSGSRQEAICLVKGSQKTLTLVVRRAKMVDVVSPRTMPSENEVHVARNFLTKILRSSMRRNRFRGKNDPGLRPHSWHSSKLTEEESEPAGSRATPAPVWQPKHEARESTSPGNQKNQQTNQLSSVNSMEKLERPSHPYPPGCLSPPKYIDSSEPFSGSGAKRDSAFSCFSGSSSPPVLDSSMSGRKGTSTENIFFKGLQSEGPQQNERHRYLQSTLGNEGWEGSRVEEQPTSRVSVAGRPSVGPVWQVPEKKISQSPPPPPPPLRSDSFAATKVFPYSEGPLGPPKSHGSSFEKLTENNQNCLRFQNQLHPNKPFSLSNCDVSQSFYAQSAAHQRQYSDESPFFQQTRAAPPTKTQSVGSYYRSLQDLPTNAFSRKHIRHSTAAITGCSANSSLENGGHNRHFGPAGKHPMQTSELKASKAGGWRGETKKSQCMTSSESGLQSSLKANNKAKYPTPQPQMPYSENKDRNGNGLNYDHKTYELSLQSTEEASKRAEGPHNEMKRLYITHQSNDHKVGLSRHQDPWVPQEDHRISALKTPLLHFLAQESQTLTERQPTAATKSVISTQDVCNTTTTSIGKACRRSDRYATTLRKEIQQKRAQLQKSRSAATLTYEAEEEDAEEWKFMEASASSNTYKDHLKEAQARVLQATSFQRRDLEPLGPEAPVLKASYGRIRGRKRFHPAKRTHSFSEPDKIDKVGVDGESQRSSEQQRKLFEIKPAFPRPVLKSSHGTNLNPDQDQRSKPQETLSSRESDQSQPSTDPDEQSPGHKQVLLEQQRLGTFAEYQATWNKQKKSSDTKTQGRFHSAENILDPSAEEKALCIHERSRSSPSADVYTQNIPSDWRDPQGQESSLTTRETAGSRSPDHSPQLVPSVPRNEGIFPGPPDHRTRPDPASPSHASLSSGRCSTSPNSECKPPQTQSLLPPPRLHLGPETTSSSQEFHAGAQPDPARLQPQSGSASDIQHHAAEHPSSAGPTQTISPHLSEQSGLGSAETKGEHSTAPPSSPSPSPSAALSLTGTDRARSPSPQFAPLRLTDKPPAVSVQDDLQLSSLAELQIPAVMDVSSPVRKVPVRIIHTESSSDRQVQAYLPQSNESCTVPKPSTNLSSLTAERTDSSLFSAYTRQDPQEPAPDPVSSQESGGARNLEEDAKREELVRDIMGRDKSLVDILDQSGRKTTMDLMEGLFPPEEKILEEVQLRRRASLGSRLPTTSRREEEDVSVSASASLVPSSSYYNTSAPKAELLIKMKDMQEELEDQDSEDELDVDLASKKQELISSLARKLEVLREARQSLQEDVEDNEALGREVEVTVQRLCQPNQLDKFRMFVGDLDKVVSLLLSLSGRLARVENALNSLEDEAPPEEKRTLTEKRKLLMRQHDDAKELKENLDRRERLVSGIMGAHLDAESLDDYRHFVKMKSALIIEQRKLEDKIKLGEEQLKCLIESLPLDQRPPLGL
- the LOC124861916 gene encoding protein Shroom2-like isoform X3, translated to MDAVRYADNLRLSAGRMKWDRWRRAGMDRKEDDEELVEVLLEGSAPWGFTLRGGTEHREPLIITKVEQGSMAATGRLRAGDEMVSVNATPLSGSRQEAICLVKGSQKTLTLVVRRKNDPGLRPHSWHSSKLTEEESEPAGSRATPAPVWQPKHEARESTSPGNQKNQQTNQLSSVNSMEKLERPSHPYPPGCLSPPKYIDSSEPFSGSGAKRDSAFSCFSGSSSPPVLDSSMSGRKGTSTENIFFKGLQSEGPQQNERHRYLQSTLGNEGWEGSRVEEQPTSRVSVAGRPSVGPVWQVPEKKISQSPPPPPPPLRSDSFAATKVFPYSEGPLGPPKSHGSSFEKLTENNQNCLRFQNQLHPNKPFSLSNCDVSQSFYAQSAAHQRQYSDESPFFQQTRAAPPTKTQSVGSYYRSLQDLPTNAFSRKHIRHSTAAITGCSANSSLENGGHNRHFGPAGKHPMQTSELKASKAGGWRGETKKSQCMTSSESGLQSSLKANNKAKYPTPQPQMPYSENKDRNGNGLNYDHKTYELSLQSTEEASKRAEGPHNEMKRLYITHQSNDHKVGLSRHQDPWVPQEDHRISALKTPLLHFLAQESQTLTERQPTAATKSVISTQDVCNTTTTSIGKACRRSDRYATTLRKEIQQKRAQLQKSRSAATLTYEAEEEDAEEWKFMEASASSNTYKDHLKEAQARVLQATSFQRRDLEPLGPEAPVLKASYGRIRGRKRFHPAKRTHSFSEPDKIDKVGVDGESQRSSEQQRKLFEIKPAFPRPVLKSSHGTNLNPDQDQRSKPQETLSSRESDQSQPSTDPDEQSPGHKQVLLEQQRLGTFAEYQATWNKQKKSSDTKTQGRFHSAENILDPSAEEKALCIHERSRSSPSADVYTQNIPSDWRDPQGQESSLTTRETAGSRSPDHSPQLVPSVPRNEGIFPGPPDHRTRPDPASPSHASLSSGRCSTSPNSECKPPQTQSLLPPPRLHLGPETTSSSQEFHAGAQPDPARLQPQSGSASDIQHHAAEHPSSAGPTQTISPHLSEQSGLGSAETKGEHSTAPPSSPSPSPSAALSLTGTDRARSPSPQFAPLRLTDKPPAVSVQDDLQLSSLAELQIPAVMDVSSPVRKVPVRIIHTESSSDRQVQAYLPQSNESCTVPKPSTNLSSLTAERTDSSLFSAYTRQDPQEPAPDPVSSQESGGARNLEEDAKREELVRDIMGRDKSLVDILDQSGRKTTMDLMEGLFPPEEKILEEVQLRRRASLGSRLPTTSRREEEDVSVSASASLVPSSSYYNTSAPKAELLIKMKDMQEELEDQDSEDELDVDLASKKQELISSLARKLEVLREARQSLQEDVEDNEALGREVEVTVQRLCQPNQLDKFRMFVGDLDKVVSLLLSLSGRLARVENALNSLEDEAPPEEKRTLTEKRKLLMRQHDDAKELKENLDRRERLVSGIMGAHLDAESLDDYRHFVKMKSALIIEQRKLEDKIKLGEEQLKCLIESLPLDQRPPLGL